Proteins encoded by one window of Ralstonia sp. RRA:
- a CDS encoding efflux RND transporter permease subunit, whose product MNFSKFFVDRPIFAGVLSTLILLIGIISIWRLPISEYPEVVPPSVVVRAQFPGANPKVIAETVASPLEEQINGVENMLYMQSQANSDGNMTTTVTFKLGTDPDKAQQLVQNRVSQALPRLPDVVQRLGVTTIKSSPDLTMVVHLLSPNDRYDMTYLRNYAVLNVKDRLARIGGVGQVQLFGSGDYSMRVWLDPNKVAERGLTANEVVKAIRDQNVQVAAGVIGGSPSVPGTDLQLSVNAQGRLKTEQEFGDIILKSSPNGAVTYLRDVARIELAASEYGLRSLLDNKQAVAIPIFQAPGSNALQISDDVRKTMEELKQDFPEGVDYRIVYDPTQFVRSSIEAVTHTLLEAVALVVLVVILFLQTWRASIIPLLAVPVSIIGTFGLMLMFGFSINALSLFGLVLAIGIVVDDAIVVVENVERNIAEGLSPREATYKAMREVSGPIIAIALTLIAVFVPLAFMTGLTGQFYKQFALTISISTVISAFNSLTLSPALAALLLKSHDAPKDWLARAMDKGLGWIFRPFNRVFGAASESYGRSTSRVIGRKAVMLGIYLALIGLTALLFNRVPGGFVPMQDKQYLVSFAQLPDGASLDRTEDVIRRMSDIALKHPGVESAVAFPGLSINGFTNSPSAGIVFVTLKPFDQRKSSDLSGGAIAGQLNKQYGAIKDAFIAVFPPPPVQGLGTVGGFKMQIEDRGSVGYEQLFAATQAFMAKARQTPELGPSFSSYQINVPQLNADLDRVKAKQLGVPVTDVFDTMQVYLGSLYVNDFNRFGRTYQVKVQADAPFRAHAEDILQLKTRNTAGDMVPLSSLLRVSQGFGPDMVVRYNGYTAADINGGPAPGFSSGQAQAAVERIAHETLPKGVRFEWTDLTYQQILAGNSAVWIFPICVLLVFLVLAAQYESLTLPLAVILIVPMSLFAAMLGVWVSHGDNNIFTQIGLVVLVGLACKNAILIVEFARELELQGRSIVEAAIEACRLRLRPILMTSIAFIMGVVPLVVSTGAGAEMRHAMGVAVFAGMLGVTLFGLFLTPVFYVLLRTLATRRGQRAEDAPDRDLDLDGALPVPSGQH is encoded by the coding sequence ATGAACTTCTCTAAATTTTTCGTGGACCGCCCGATCTTTGCGGGCGTGCTCTCCACGCTGATCCTGTTGATCGGGATCATCTCGATCTGGCGATTGCCGATCTCGGAATACCCCGAGGTCGTGCCGCCTTCGGTGGTGGTGCGCGCGCAGTTTCCGGGCGCCAACCCGAAGGTGATTGCCGAGACCGTCGCCTCGCCGCTCGAAGAGCAGATCAACGGCGTCGAAAACATGCTGTACATGCAGTCGCAGGCCAACAGCGACGGCAACATGACCACGACGGTTACCTTCAAGCTGGGCACCGACCCCGACAAGGCACAGCAGCTCGTGCAGAACCGCGTGTCGCAAGCGCTGCCGCGCCTGCCTGATGTGGTGCAGCGCCTGGGCGTGACCACCATCAAGAGCAGCCCTGACTTGACGATGGTGGTGCACTTGCTGTCGCCGAACGACCGCTACGACATGACGTACCTGCGCAACTACGCGGTGCTGAACGTCAAGGATCGTCTTGCGCGTATCGGCGGCGTGGGCCAGGTGCAGCTGTTCGGCTCGGGCGACTACTCGATGCGCGTGTGGCTCGACCCGAACAAGGTCGCTGAACGTGGCCTGACCGCCAACGAAGTGGTCAAGGCCATCCGCGACCAGAACGTGCAGGTGGCGGCCGGCGTGATCGGCGGCTCGCCGTCGGTGCCGGGCACGGACCTGCAACTGTCCGTCAACGCACAGGGCCGTCTGAAGACCGAGCAGGAATTCGGCGACATCATCCTCAAGAGCTCGCCCAACGGCGCGGTGACGTACCTGCGTGACGTGGCCCGCATTGAGCTGGCCGCATCGGAGTACGGCCTGCGCTCGCTGCTGGACAACAAACAGGCGGTGGCCATTCCGATCTTCCAGGCGCCGGGTTCCAACGCGCTGCAGATCTCGGATGACGTGCGCAAGACGATGGAGGAACTGAAGCAGGACTTTCCTGAAGGCGTCGACTACCGCATTGTTTACGACCCGACGCAGTTCGTCCGATCGAGTATCGAAGCCGTCACGCACACGCTGCTGGAAGCGGTGGCGCTTGTGGTGCTCGTGGTGATCCTGTTCCTGCAGACGTGGCGTGCATCGATCATTCCGCTGCTGGCGGTGCCGGTGTCGATCATCGGTACGTTTGGCCTGATGCTGATGTTCGGCTTCTCGATCAACGCGCTGTCCCTCTTCGGGCTGGTGCTGGCGATCGGGATCGTGGTGGACGATGCCATCGTGGTGGTGGAAAACGTCGAGCGGAACATCGCCGAAGGGTTATCACCACGCGAGGCGACGTACAAGGCCATGCGCGAAGTGAGCGGCCCGATCATCGCCATTGCCCTGACGCTGATTGCCGTGTTCGTGCCGCTGGCCTTCATGACGGGCCTGACCGGTCAGTTCTACAAGCAGTTCGCGCTGACGATCTCGATTTCGACCGTCATCTCGGCGTTCAACTCGCTCACGCTGTCGCCGGCACTGGCTGCGCTGCTGCTCAAGAGCCACGATGCGCCGAAGGATTGGCTGGCGCGTGCAATGGACAAGGGCCTGGGTTGGATCTTCCGTCCGTTCAACCGTGTGTTTGGTGCGGCTTCGGAATCGTATGGCCGCAGCACGTCGCGTGTGATTGGTCGCAAGGCTGTGATGCTCGGCATCTACCTCGCACTGATCGGCTTGACTGCGTTGCTGTTCAACCGCGTGCCAGGCGGCTTCGTGCCGATGCAGGACAAACAGTACCTGGTGAGCTTTGCGCAACTGCCGGACGGTGCATCGCTGGACCGCACGGAAGACGTGATCCGCCGCATGTCGGACATCGCCCTCAAGCACCCCGGCGTGGAAAGCGCCGTGGCGTTCCCGGGCCTGTCGATCAACGGCTTCACCAACAGCCCGAGCGCCGGCATCGTATTCGTCACGCTCAAGCCGTTTGACCAGCGCAAGAGTTCTGACCTGTCGGGCGGTGCGATTGCGGGCCAGTTGAACAAGCAGTACGGCGCCATCAAGGATGCGTTCATAGCAGTGTTTCCACCGCCGCCGGTGCAAGGCCTCGGTACGGTGGGTGGCTTCAAGATGCAGATCGAAGACCGTGGTTCGGTCGGCTATGAACAGCTCTTTGCTGCCACGCAAGCCTTCATGGCCAAGGCACGCCAGACGCCGGAACTGGGCCCGTCGTTCTCGAGCTACCAGATCAACGTGCCGCAGTTGAATGCGGACCTGGACCGCGTGAAGGCCAAACAGCTTGGTGTGCCGGTCACGGACGTGTTCGACACCATGCAGGTGTACCTGGGCTCGCTGTACGTGAACGACTTCAACCGCTTTGGCCGCACGTATCAAGTGAAGGTGCAGGCGGACGCGCCGTTCCGCGCCCATGCTGAAGACATCCTGCAGTTGAAGACGCGCAACACCGCGGGTGACATGGTGCCGCTGTCGTCTCTGCTGCGTGTGTCGCAAGGCTTCGGGCCGGACATGGTGGTGCGCTACAACGGCTATACCGCTGCGGACATCAACGGTGGTCCGGCGCCGGGCTTCTCGTCGGGCCAGGCACAGGCGGCTGTGGAGCGCATTGCGCATGAAACGCTGCCCAAGGGCGTGCGCTTCGAGTGGACGGACCTGACGTATCAGCAGATCCTGGCCGGCAACTCCGCCGTGTGGATCTTCCCGATCTGCGTGCTGCTGGTGTTCCTGGTGCTGGCCGCCCAGTACGAAAGCCTGACGCTGCCGCTGGCCGTCATCCTGATCGTGCCGATGAGTCTGTTTGCCGCCATGTTGGGCGTGTGGGTCTCGCATGGAGACAACAACATCTTCACGCAGATCGGCTTGGTGGTGCTGGTGGGGCTGGCGTGCAAGAACGCGATCCTGATCGTGGAGTTTGCGCGGGAGCTCGAGCTGCAAGGACGCTCCATCGTGGAAGCCGCCATCGAGGCCTGCCGCCTGCGTCTGCGCCCGATCCTGATGACGTCGATCGCCTTCATCATGGGCGTGGTGCCCCTGGTGGTGTCGACCGGTGCCGGCGCGGAAATGCGCCATGCCATGGGCGTGGCCGTGTTCGCGGGGATGCTGGGGGTGACGCTGTTCGGCCTGTTCCTCACGCCGGTGTTCTACGTGCTGCTGCGCACGCTGGCCACGCGCCGCGGCCAGCGCGCTGAAGATGCACCTGATCGCGATCTGGATCTGGATGGCGCACTGCCTGTGCCGTCGGGTCAACACTAA
- a CDS encoding tetratricopeptide repeat protein, translating into MSELPYAIQTQIAALCSEGDIMVEQGDLEAGKQQYIAALRLLPDSPLDWGAATWIYVAIGDVHFRTNNFDKAFKCSCNAVQCPKGLGNPYIHLRLGQLYYEQGNFHKAADELTRAYMGGGLDIFLEDDPKYLEFLETKIKL; encoded by the coding sequence ATGTCCGAGCTGCCATATGCCATCCAGACGCAAATCGCGGCACTGTGCAGCGAAGGGGATATTATGGTCGAGCAGGGCGACCTCGAAGCCGGCAAGCAGCAATACATCGCCGCGCTCCGCCTGCTACCGGACAGCCCGCTCGACTGGGGAGCCGCCACGTGGATCTACGTCGCTATCGGCGACGTGCACTTCCGCACGAACAACTTCGACAAGGCGTTCAAGTGCTCCTGCAACGCCGTGCAGTGCCCCAAAGGATTGGGCAACCCGTACATCCATCTCCGCCTCGGTCAGCTTTACTACGAGCAGGGCAATTTCCACAAAGCCGCAGATGAACTGACCCGCGCCTACATGGGCGGTGGGTTGGATATTTTTTTGGAAGACGATCCGAAGTATCTGGAGTTTCTGGAAACGAAGATCAAGCTCTGA
- a CDS encoding efflux RND transporter periplasmic adaptor subunit, which produces MSLSKRTIAISAAAVLGVAAVGTYGLVSSAGASQQPAAPAATPVDVAPVVARNVAEWDEFSGRIEAVERVEIRPLVGGTVTAVHFKDGSIVKKGDPLFTIDPRPYAAEVARTQAALTAAKSRVAYTASELTRAQTLVADNAIARREFEEKENAAREAQANLQGAAAALDAAKLNLEYTHIVAPVSGRVSRAEITVGNVVATGGAAPVLTTLVSVSPMYVAFDADEQSYLRYSAKAAQGTKTPVYIGLANEDGYTRQGVIQSVDNRLDVRSGTIRVRATLDNADGRLTPGLYARVRMSTGAPHDAILISDKAIGTDQDKKFVLVVDAANKTSYRPVVVGASIDGLRVVKSGLKAGDRIVVNGIQRVRPGDAVAPNAVTMDSLVTKRVVLPGAQPEAPAEAKADTPTAPAAKAETKPANAKTAATAQRLPADRA; this is translated from the coding sequence ATGAGCCTGTCCAAACGCACCATCGCCATTTCGGCTGCAGCAGTGCTTGGCGTTGCCGCCGTGGGCACCTACGGCCTTGTTTCCAGTGCCGGCGCCTCACAGCAGCCGGCCGCACCTGCTGCCACACCGGTCGATGTAGCCCCCGTTGTCGCGCGCAACGTGGCGGAGTGGGATGAATTCTCCGGCCGCATTGAAGCCGTGGAGCGCGTCGAGATCCGCCCGCTGGTGGGCGGCACCGTCACGGCGGTCCACTTCAAGGACGGCAGCATCGTCAAGAAGGGCGACCCACTGTTCACCATCGACCCGCGCCCCTACGCCGCTGAAGTTGCCCGCACGCAAGCCGCGCTGACGGCAGCCAAGTCACGCGTGGCGTACACCGCATCGGAGCTGACCCGCGCGCAAACGCTGGTGGCCGACAACGCCATCGCCCGCCGTGAGTTTGAAGAGAAGGAAAACGCTGCGCGCGAAGCCCAGGCCAACCTGCAAGGCGCCGCCGCCGCGCTGGATGCTGCCAAGCTGAACCTGGAGTACACGCACATCGTGGCGCCGGTCTCGGGCCGCGTGTCGCGCGCAGAAATTACCGTGGGCAACGTGGTGGCCACCGGTGGTGCTGCGCCGGTGCTGACGACGCTGGTGTCGGTCTCGCCGATGTACGTGGCGTTTGATGCGGATGAGCAGAGCTACCTGCGCTACTCCGCCAAGGCGGCCCAGGGCACCAAGACGCCGGTCTACATCGGCCTGGCCAATGAAGACGGCTACACGCGCCAAGGCGTGATCCAGTCCGTCGACAACCGGCTGGATGTGCGCTCGGGCACGATCCGCGTGCGCGCCACGCTGGACAACGCCGACGGCCGCCTCACGCCGGGCCTGTACGCCCGTGTGCGGATGAGCACGGGTGCACCGCACGACGCCATCCTCATCAGCGACAAGGCCATCGGTACGGACCAGGACAAGAAGTTCGTCCTGGTGGTGGATGCGGCCAACAAGACGAGCTATCGCCCGGTGGTGGTGGGTGCATCCATCGACGGCCTGCGCGTGGTGAAGTCGGGCCTGAAAGCCGGCGACCGCATCGTCGTCAACGGTATCCAGCGCGTGCGCCCGGGAGACGCCGTGGCACCCAATGCGGTGACCATGGATAGCCTGGTCACCAAGCGTGTGGTGCTGCCGGGTGCGCAACCCGAAGCGCCCGCCGAGGCCAAAGCCGACACCCCCACTGCGCCTGCCGCCAAGGCTGAAACCAAGCCCGCGAACGCCAAGACCGCAGCCACCGCACAACGCCTTCCGGCCGACCGCGCCTGA
- a CDS encoding efflux transporter outer membrane subunit produces the protein MNAFKQHTGQATRPGRWTPLALAAALFLAACSLAPTYEKPDVGTPTAFKEAAQPTDAPLAAGEQGKWKTAEPSLPADGAWWKIFNDPTLDKLEAQAAEASPTLAAAAARVNQARAFVQANRAALFPELDAGFGPTRQRASAASAGLPVGAPVQPQTYWRAQATVAYEVDLFGRVRNNIDAAGADAERVEALYRAARLSLQADVAQTYFSLRTLDAEEALLARTLIGREEALKLVQRRFKTGDIGELDVARADTELATARSDRIGVQRRRAVLEHALATLLGKAPADFNMDGQPLTTLDVRVPAGLPSALLERRPDVAAAERSMAAANARIGVARAAFFPQLQLTGGFGYESHDIGDLLKWGSRTWILGPLVGTALSLPIFDGGARSAGVKQARAAYEENVANYRESVLVAFREVEDNLSDLRLLADQSKAQDDAVRASTRAAQLSRTRYNAGSVNYLDVIDAERNMLSAERVGVQLAGSRVNATVGLIKALGGGWGDLPQERAKPATVAQQ, from the coding sequence ATGAACGCGTTCAAACAACACACGGGTCAGGCCACGCGGCCTGGCCGCTGGACCCCGCTGGCGCTGGCTGCCGCGCTGTTCCTCGCGGCCTGCTCGCTGGCCCCGACCTACGAGAAGCCGGACGTGGGCACGCCCACGGCTTTCAAGGAAGCAGCACAACCGACAGATGCACCGCTGGCTGCCGGTGAACAAGGCAAGTGGAAGACCGCCGAGCCCTCCCTGCCCGCCGACGGCGCGTGGTGGAAGATCTTCAATGATCCGACACTCGACAAGCTCGAAGCACAGGCGGCCGAGGCCAGCCCCACGCTGGCCGCTGCAGCCGCACGCGTGAACCAGGCGCGCGCCTTTGTGCAAGCCAACCGTGCAGCGCTGTTCCCGGAACTGGATGCGGGCTTCGGCCCGACGCGCCAGCGGGCTTCGGCCGCATCGGCGGGCTTGCCGGTGGGTGCGCCTGTGCAGCCGCAGACGTACTGGCGCGCGCAGGCCACGGTAGCGTATGAGGTCGACCTGTTCGGCCGCGTGCGCAACAACATCGATGCGGCCGGCGCCGATGCAGAGCGGGTAGAAGCGCTGTACCGCGCGGCCCGCCTGTCACTGCAAGCCGACGTGGCGCAGACGTACTTCAGCCTGCGCACGCTCGATGCAGAAGAGGCCTTGCTGGCCCGCACGCTGATCGGCCGCGAAGAGGCTCTCAAGCTCGTGCAGCGCCGCTTCAAGACCGGCGACATCGGCGAGCTCGACGTCGCCCGCGCTGATACCGAGCTGGCGACCGCACGCTCGGACCGGATCGGCGTACAGCGTCGTCGCGCCGTGTTGGAGCATGCGTTGGCTACGTTGCTGGGCAAAGCCCCCGCTGACTTCAACATGGACGGGCAGCCGCTCACCACGCTGGATGTGCGCGTGCCGGCTGGCCTGCCCTCCGCCCTGCTGGAACGCCGCCCGGACGTGGCCGCCGCCGAGCGTTCGATGGCTGCGGCCAACGCACGCATCGGTGTGGCGCGCGCGGCGTTCTTCCCGCAACTGCAACTGACGGGCGGCTTCGGCTACGAGTCACACGACATCGGCGACTTGCTCAAGTGGGGCAGCCGCACGTGGATTCTCGGGCCGTTGGTGGGCACCGCGCTGTCGCTGCCGATCTTTGACGGCGGTGCCCGCAGCGCCGGTGTGAAGCAAGCACGTGCAGCGTACGAAGAGAACGTCGCCAACTATCGGGAAAGCGTGCTCGTCGCCTTCCGCGAGGTGGAAGACAACCTGTCTGACCTGCGCCTGCTGGCCGATCAATCCAAGGCTCAGGACGATGCCGTGCGCGCTTCCACGCGCGCCGCGCAGCTCTCGCGCACGCGCTACAACGCGGGCTCGGTCAACTACCTGGATGTGATTGATGCCGAGCGCAACATGCTGTCCGCCGAGCGCGTCGGCGTGCAGCTCGCCGGCAGCCGCGTGAATGCCACGGTGGGGTTGATCAAGGCGCTGGGTGGTGGTTGGGGTGACTTGCCGCAGGAACGGGCGAAACCGGCAACGGTGGCGCAGCAGTAA